TTGGAACAACAGCTAACGCTTCTATGACCGTTCACTTACATCTCTTTATTCAGGGATATTACAAGGGAAATCAGGAAATGCGGGCTCCATTGTTTAGCAGCGGTTTGAGTTCCGATCCAACGGCTTGCGATTCAATCACAATCGAATTCAGGAACAGCTCACCCGTTCATGGAATTGAATTCAGCTCCCGCACATTATTACATACAGACGGAAATTGCTCTGTTAATTTTCCCGGATCTTTCTCCGGTGGCCAGTATTTCATTGTTATCCGTCATCGTAACAGTCTGGAAACATGGAGTGCAGCTGCTCAACTATTACAACACAATGACACCGTTGAATTTGCCGATGTCATCACAAAGGCTTACGGAAATAATCTTGCAACGCTTGGAGATGGATTTTATGGTCTTTGGAGCGGAGATGTATCTGATGGAATATCCCCCGGATTACAAGATGGAATGATCGAAACATCGGACTATATTCTCATTGAAAATGCGTCGCAGATGTTTCTTACCGGGTATGTAACAGAAGATTTGACCGGAGATGTCCTCGTAGAATCTGCTGATTACAGTTTGGCGGAAAACAACATGCAAATACTGCTGATTGTAGCAAGACCATAATCGAAATGATTTTAATAAATTGAATCATCATTTCGACCATTATTAATTGCATAGACCAAAAAAATCACTGCAATATTATTTTGTATTGTTGATAGTGGCCATAAACGTTTGTTCACAATCCTGACACATCATTTCTTCATTTGACAGACCTGAAATTAATTCCGGAGATTCATCCCATTTTTTCAGGTTCATTTACTTTCATTCATCAAAAGCCGGACGGAATAATTCATGACAGTTCAAAAATTATTTCGGGGAAAATTAAGGACAACAGTCTAAAAGAGCATTACCTTACAGGAAGTAAATTCATTTCCGCATTTCACATTCACCAAATATACACCCCGGGGAATTTCATCACAATTAATGAACATTCGTTGTGTACCTTTTCCTGACTGCATACTCTCCACCGTTTTGATTACTCTTCCTTGAACATCCATTAGTTCTGCACGCGTTGATTCATTCCAATCATTTTTGAACTCAACGACAATTTTTCCTGATATTTGATACGCTCGAACTGAGTTAGGATTTTTTAGTGGGCTATTAATGCTCGTTGATATATCCAACATATACATATCTCTATAAAACGTATTGAAATTCCACCCGGTTGTCAGATAAATATTATCTACAAAAGCGAAACCGGCCGCCCATGCTCTTCCGCCAGGACTGAAAACCGGCAAAGTATCCCAGGAGTCATTGGCAGGGTCATACTGGTACACATCATCAAAAACAGTTGCGAATCCTGCCTGACCGAGAGCGACGTATCCATAATCAGCAGAGGCAAACGAAACAGCACATTGCCTTGGATTCCCCGGTAAGGAAGATCTTTGGCTCCAGCTGTTGGCAAGTGTATCGAATTCCCATAAGTCATTCATTTCAGTCAATTGATTCCCTCCTCCTACATATCCTTTCCCGTGAACAGCGAACGCGTATGGCCACATTCTGTATCCTCCCTGAAATGTTGGCATGGCTGTCCAATCATCTGTATTTGGATCATATCTGTAAAAGTCAGAGTAAACAAAAGAGCTGTCATCTCCACATCCGACATAACCTTTGTTCCCCAGAGAAAAAGCAAAACCATCAGCTCGCTTTCCTGTAGGGAAATCTTTTTTGTGTCCATAAATCGAGTTGTGGATCATATTCCCAGAGAGAATTGTAGTACGAGAAATTCTGACTGTTCCCACCACACAAATATCCTTTCCCATTACAAACGAATCCCATTCCAAACATGGTGACTCCTTGTGGTATAGGAGCTTTTGATGTCCAAAGCTCATTCACCGGTTCATATTCCAGAAGATCATTGTGCCCATTTCCACCAACAATGTAGACCTTCGAACCTATCACCCAGGTAACCGCACCATCGCGGATGGCAAGATTTCCGGGAAGGG
The sequence above is drawn from the Bacteroidota bacterium genome and encodes:
- a CDS encoding T9SS type A sorting domain-containing protein, with protein sequence MIHNSIYGHKKDFPTGKRADGFAFSLGNKGYVGCGDDSSFVYSDFYRYDPNTDDWTAMPTFQGGYRMWPYAFAVHGKGYVGGGNQLTEMNDLWEFDTLANSWSQRSSLPGNPRQCAVSFASADYGYVALGQAGFATVFDDVYQYDPANDSWDTLPVFSPGGRAWAAGFAFVDNIYLTTGWNFNTFYRDMYMLDISTSINSPLKNPNSVRAYQISGKIVVEFKNDWNESTRAELMDVQGRVIKTVESMQSGKGTQRMFINCDEIPRGVYLVNVKCGNEFTSCKVMLF